One part of the [Pantoea] beijingensis genome encodes these proteins:
- the ptrR gene encoding putrescine utilization regulator PtrR → MDLIQLRMFCRVAETGSVARAAEQLHRVPSNLTTRLRQLEQELGSDLFIREKQRLRLSPVGHNFLGYAQRILALSEEALNMVQTGEPGGHFALGSMESTAATRLPTLLAAYHQRYTAVALSLITGTSGEIIERVREGTLAAALVDGPVPYDELNGCIAFREKMVLISSLDHPPIGSAADASGDTLFAFRPSCSYRLRFESWFRESGVQPGSIMEIQSYHAMMACVASGAGLAMIPWSVLSQIPGQARVQVHRLPRLYQDTATWLIWRRDAFTPNVEALKYQIIEQFDDTPDVDDFRP, encoded by the coding sequence ATGGATTTAATACAGCTGCGTATGTTTTGCCGTGTCGCAGAGACCGGTTCGGTCGCGCGTGCCGCTGAACAGCTACATCGAGTCCCTTCAAACCTTACGACGCGCCTGCGTCAGCTTGAGCAAGAACTGGGCTCCGATCTTTTTATTCGAGAAAAACAGCGACTACGGCTCTCACCGGTTGGTCATAACTTTCTCGGCTATGCACAGCGAATTTTGGCCCTGAGTGAAGAAGCCTTAAATATGGTACAAACCGGTGAACCTGGCGGGCATTTCGCGCTGGGATCAATGGAAAGTACTGCCGCCACGCGTCTGCCAACGTTATTAGCCGCCTATCACCAACGTTATACTGCCGTCGCGCTTTCACTGATTACCGGCACCTCAGGTGAAATTATTGAACGCGTGCGTGAAGGCACGCTGGCAGCAGCACTGGTCGATGGACCCGTGCCTTACGATGAGCTCAACGGCTGCATCGCTTTCCGTGAGAAAATGGTGCTAATCTCCAGCCTCGATCATCCACCGATAGGCAGTGCGGCTGATGCCAGTGGCGACACGTTGTTTGCCTTTCGTCCCAGTTGCTCCTATCGGCTGCGCTTTGAATCCTGGTTTCGCGAAAGCGGTGTGCAGCCCGGTAGCATTATGGAAATTCAGTCTTATCATGCCATGATGGCCTGTGTCGCCAGCGGTGCGGGGCTGGCAATGATCCCATGGTCTGTTCTGTCTCAGATCCCCGGGCAGGCACGCGTGCAGGTTCATCGTTTACCGCGACTTTATCAGGATACGGCGACATGGCTGATATGGCGTCGTGATGCATTCACCCCCAACGTGGAAGCGCTGAAATATCAAATTATTGAGCAATTCGACGATACACCCGATGTCGATGATTTTCGTCCATAA
- a CDS encoding YbfB/YjiJ family MFS transporter, producing MAMRIALSAFLSLVVAMGIGRFAFTPQVPLMMGEHQLTLTSAGLVAALNYLGYLCGSFDAMRASHRVEWRLKSGVWGAVILTLASACVEGAWLHGIVRFLIGWASGWAMVLLAAWSNEQLIHHGRPGLSAAVFAGPGTGIFLSGMLAVLLHALGVSAAFAWAVYGLVALVLVALIARNLPGKGELHRPESAPEPLVLTPNLKRLVLSYSLAGFGYILPATFLSQMAAARFPGSAFAQFVWPVFGGASVVGIGLGILTRHYASTPIRLGLTLWAQAIGVFASDVIPGITGLVLGAILVGGGFLSVVQLTLQYGRELAPTHSRYLAGLLTTGYAVGQLVGPMLSASSTLLTHRLEPALYVAGIGLLLAGGLVFKRAK from the coding sequence ATGGCAATGCGCATCGCATTAAGCGCATTTTTATCGCTGGTGGTTGCGATGGGCATTGGGCGTTTCGCCTTTACGCCTCAGGTTCCGCTAATGATGGGTGAGCATCAGCTGACGCTTACCAGTGCAGGTCTGGTTGCCGCGCTGAATTATCTGGGCTATCTCTGTGGCTCGTTTGATGCAATGCGCGCCAGCCACCGCGTTGAATGGCGGTTAAAAAGCGGCGTTTGGGGGGCGGTTATTCTGACTCTGGCCTCTGCCTGCGTTGAAGGTGCCTGGTTGCACGGGATCGTGCGTTTTTTGATTGGCTGGGCAAGTGGTTGGGCAATGGTGCTGCTGGCGGCCTGGAGCAATGAGCAACTGATACATCATGGACGACCAGGGCTTTCTGCTGCGGTATTTGCTGGCCCGGGTACGGGGATTTTCCTCAGTGGTATGCTGGCGGTATTGCTGCATGCACTGGGCGTCAGTGCGGCTTTTGCCTGGGCGGTTTATGGGCTGGTGGCTCTGGTACTGGTGGCACTTATTGCCCGCAATTTGCCGGGCAAAGGCGAGCTACATCGGCCGGAGAGTGCGCCTGAACCGCTGGTACTGACGCCCAACCTAAAGCGATTGGTTCTGAGCTATAGTCTGGCGGGCTTTGGCTATATTCTACCCGCGACATTTTTATCACAAATGGCGGCGGCACGTTTTCCCGGCAGCGCCTTTGCTCAATTTGTCTGGCCGGTATTTGGCGGCGCTTCGGTAGTGGGTATCGGTCTTGGCATTCTAACGCGTCATTACGCTTCAACCCCCATTCGGCTCGGGCTGACGCTCTGGGCTCAGGCAATTGGCGTGTTCGCATCCGATGTGATTCCAGGCATCACGGGACTGGTTCTGGGCGCGATATTAGTCGGTGGTGGCTTTCTGAGTGTGGTGCAGCTGACATTGCAATATGGCCGCGAACTGGCACCAACGCATTCGCGCTATCTGGCCGGGCTGCTGACCACCGGCTATGCCGTGGGACAACTGGTTGGGCCGATGCTTTCAGCCAGCTCCACGCTGCTGACGCACCGTTTAGAACCCGCGCTTTACGTTGCGGGTATTGGGCTGCTGCTGGCTGGCGGGTTAGTATTTAAACGTGCTAAATGA
- the folE gene encoding GTP cyclohydrolase I FolE has protein sequence MTTLSQEAALVHEALLARGLETPLRSPAREIDDETRKRLIAGHMTEIMQLLNLDLEDDSLAETPHRIAKMYVNEVFSGLDYANFPKITVIENKMKVDEMVTVRDITLTSTCEHHFVIIDGKATVAYIPKDKVIGLSKINRIVQFFASRPQVQERLTQQILLALQTLLGTNNVAVSIDAVHYCVKARGIRDATSATTTTSLGGLFKSSQNTRQEFLRAVRHS, from the coding sequence ATGACGACATTAAGTCAGGAAGCCGCCCTGGTACACGAAGCGTTACTCGCCCGTGGGCTGGAAACCCCTTTACGTTCGCCTGCGCGTGAAATAGACGATGAAACACGTAAACGGCTGATTGCCGGTCATATGACAGAAATTATGCAGTTGTTAAATCTCGATTTAGAAGATGACAGCCTTGCTGAAACGCCGCATCGCATCGCCAAAATGTATGTGAACGAAGTTTTCTCCGGTCTGGATTATGCTAATTTCCCTAAAATCACCGTGATAGAAAATAAAATGAAGGTGGACGAGATGGTGACGGTGCGCGATATCACCTTAACCAGCACTTGCGAGCATCATTTCGTGATTATCGACGGTAAAGCGACCGTAGCCTATATCCCAAAAGATAAAGTGATTGGCCTGTCAAAAATCAATCGCATCGTGCAGTTCTTTGCTTCACGCCCCCAGGTTCAGGAACGTCTGACGCAGCAGATTTTGCTTGCTTTACAAACGCTGTTGGGGACTAACAATGTGGCCGTGTCGATTGATGCGGTACATTACTGTGTTAAGGCGCGCGGCATTCGTGATGCGACCAGTGCCACCACCACCACGTCTCTGGGCGGTCTGTTTAAATCCAGCCAGAATACCCGGCAGGAATTTCTTCGTGCGGTGCGCCATAGTTAG
- the yeiB gene encoding DUF418 domain-containing protein YeiB, with amino-acid sequence MQRNLTLDFIRGLAVLGILLLNVSGFALPAAAYLNPAWNGIPSDTDIWTWATLELFAQIKFLTLFAILFGAGLQMLLPRGKRWLQSRLTWLVILGFIHAVFFWEGDILLDYGIVGLIAWRMIRDVSSTRSLFNTGVMLYGVGVLVLIVFGLISGDKPGSSWQPGIAVVQYETYWKLGGGIEAVRNRLEHLSSGMLALGAQYGWQLAGLMMIGGALMRTGWLKGRFSLRHYRRLALFTIPLSFVIQIPGIFLQWHLQWEFRWTAFFLQVPRDIAAPLQALGYAALCFGFWPQLAGLKITQAICCVGRMALTNYLLQTLLCTTLFYRLGLFMHFDRLQLLAIVAAIWSVNVLFSLYWLRFFDQGPMEWLWRQLTRLGAGKLPEPPHRG; translated from the coding sequence ATGCAGCGCAATCTGACACTGGATTTTATCCGTGGTCTTGCGGTACTGGGCATTTTACTGCTGAATGTGAGCGGATTTGCCCTGCCTGCCGCGGCCTATCTCAATCCTGCCTGGAACGGAATCCCGTCTGATACCGATATCTGGACGTGGGCCACGCTTGAACTGTTCGCACAAATTAAATTCCTCACTCTGTTTGCCATTCTGTTTGGGGCCGGCCTACAGATGTTATTGCCGCGCGGTAAGCGCTGGTTACAGTCGCGTTTAACCTGGCTGGTCATTTTGGGCTTTATCCACGCGGTCTTTTTCTGGGAAGGCGATATTCTACTGGATTATGGCATTGTAGGATTGATCGCCTGGCGTATGATCCGCGATGTTTCTTCAACCCGTTCGCTGTTTAATACCGGGGTGATGTTGTATGGGGTTGGTGTACTGGTGTTGATTGTCTTTGGTCTGATCTCGGGCGATAAGCCCGGCAGCTCATGGCAGCCCGGCATAGCGGTGGTACAGTATGAAACCTACTGGAAGCTGGGAGGGGGGATTGAGGCTGTGAGAAACCGGCTCGAACACCTCTCATCCGGTATGCTGGCACTTGGTGCGCAGTATGGCTGGCAACTTGCGGGCTTAATGATGATTGGCGGAGCGCTAATGCGCACTGGCTGGCTGAAAGGGCGCTTCAGCCTGCGTCACTATCGACGGCTGGCGCTCTTTACCATCCCGCTCTCTTTTGTTATCCAGATTCCCGGGATCTTTTTGCAATGGCATTTGCAATGGGAATTCCGCTGGACGGCTTTTTTTCTGCAGGTACCCAGAGATATCGCTGCTCCGCTACAGGCTCTGGGTTATGCTGCCCTCTGCTTTGGTTTTTGGCCTCAATTGGCCGGGCTAAAAATAACGCAGGCGATATGCTGTGTCGGGCGCATGGCGTTAACTAACTATCTACTGCAAACACTGCTCTGTACCACGCTGTTCTACCGCTTAGGCCTTTTTATGCACTTTGACCGCCTGCAATTGTTGGCTATCGTAGCTGCCATCTGGAGCGTCAATGTGCTGTTTTCACTCTATTGGCTCCGTTTTTTCGACCAGGGACCAATGGAATGGCTGTGGCGCCAACTAACCCGGTTAGGGGCAGGCAAACTGCCTGAACCCCCTCACCGCGGATAA
- the galS gene encoding HTH-type transcriptional regulator GalS has product MITIRDVARLAGVSVATVSRVLNNSTAVMQDTRNTVLAAVESLGYRPNANAQALATQMTDTIGVVVMDVSDPFFGALVKAVDNVAQRLKKHVLINNSYHQEEKERHAIEVLIRQRCHALIVHAKTLSDAELASFMDQVPGMVLINRIIPGYAHRCVCLDNVSGALMATRMLQQQGHTRIGYLGSCHPIEDVIQRRDGWLQALAEQGMTPPEGWTASGEPDLSGGEAAMVELLGRNLHLTAVFAYNDSMAAGALTALKDNDIQVPQHLSIIGFDDIPISRYTDPQLTTVRYPIVSMAKLATELALKGASGQIDPTAQHCFMPTLVRRHSVATRQNVEPVTNPGDLPM; this is encoded by the coding sequence ATGATTACCATCCGTGACGTCGCGCGGCTTGCTGGCGTTTCCGTCGCCACCGTTTCTCGCGTGCTCAATAATAGCACTGCGGTGATGCAGGACACGCGCAATACCGTGTTAGCGGCAGTAGAATCATTAGGTTATCGACCTAACGCGAATGCGCAAGCGCTGGCAACTCAAATGACTGACACCATTGGCGTGGTGGTAATGGATGTCTCCGACCCCTTTTTTGGCGCGTTGGTCAAGGCTGTCGACAACGTTGCGCAGCGCCTGAAGAAACATGTATTAATCAATAACTCCTATCACCAGGAAGAGAAAGAGCGTCACGCGATTGAAGTGCTAATCCGCCAGCGTTGTCATGCATTGATCGTGCATGCGAAAACCCTTTCTGATGCAGAATTGGCGAGTTTTATGGATCAGGTACCGGGGATGGTGCTGATCAACCGTATCATCCCCGGATATGCTCATCGTTGCGTTTGTCTGGACAACGTCAGCGGCGCCCTGATGGCAACGCGTATGCTGCAACAACAGGGCCATACGCGAATTGGTTATTTGGGTTCGTGTCATCCAATTGAAGATGTTATTCAGCGCCGTGACGGCTGGCTACAGGCGCTGGCGGAGCAGGGAATGACACCGCCTGAAGGCTGGACAGCCAGTGGCGAACCTGACCTCAGCGGCGGGGAAGCGGCGATGGTTGAGCTGCTAGGGCGTAATTTACATCTCACCGCCGTTTTTGCCTATAACGACAGCATGGCTGCAGGTGCACTGACTGCATTGAAGGATAACGATATTCAAGTTCCGCAGCATCTCTCAATCATCGGTTTTGATGATATTCCCATTTCACGGTATACCGACCCGCAACTCACCACTGTGCGTTATCCGATTGTTTCTATGGCAAAACTTGCCACTGAGCTGGCGTTAAAAGGCGCATCCGGTCAGATCGATCCAACGGCTCAACACTGCTTTATGCCTACCCTGGTACGTCGCCATTCCGTTGCCACACGGCAAAATGTGGAGCCTGTCACTAATCCCGGAGATTTACCCATGTAA
- the mglB gene encoding galactose/glucose ABC transporter substrate-binding protein MglB: protein MNKKAFTLTALVASMMFGATAHAADTRIGVTIYKYDDNFMSVVRKAIEKEAKGASGIQLLMNDSQNSQSTQNDQVDVMMAKGVKALAINLVDPAAAAVIIDKAKQNDVPVVFFNKEPSAQALASYDKAYYVGTDSKESGVKQGELIEKHWKANPAWDLNKDGQIQYVLLKGEPGHPDAEARTKYVIDTLTKDGIKTQSLHMDTAMWDTAQAKDKVDAWLSGPNGNKIEVVIANNDAMAMGAVEALKAHNKASIPVFGVDALPEALALVKSGAMAGTVLNDADNQAKATFEMAKNLAEGKPATEGTTYTLDGKVVRVAYVPVDKDNLSQFVK, encoded by the coding sequence ATGAATAAGAAGGCTTTCACCCTCACAGCCCTGGTTGCCAGTATGATGTTTGGAGCAACGGCTCACGCAGCAGATACCCGCATTGGTGTCACCATTTATAAATATGACGATAACTTTATGTCCGTTGTGCGTAAAGCGATTGAGAAAGAAGCAAAAGGTGCTTCTGGCATTCAGCTGTTAATGAATGACTCGCAGAATAGCCAGTCTACCCAGAACGATCAGGTCGATGTGATGATGGCGAAAGGTGTGAAAGCATTAGCCATTAACCTGGTCGATCCGGCAGCTGCCGCCGTCATCATTGATAAAGCGAAGCAGAACGATGTGCCCGTGGTGTTCTTCAACAAAGAACCGAGCGCACAGGCTCTGGCCAGCTACGACAAAGCTTACTATGTTGGCACGGACTCGAAAGAATCAGGCGTGAAACAAGGCGAGCTGATTGAAAAGCACTGGAAAGCCAATCCAGCCTGGGACCTGAATAAAGATGGTCAGATTCAGTATGTGCTGTTAAAAGGCGAGCCGGGCCATCCGGATGCGGAAGCACGTACGAAATATGTAATTGATACGTTGACCAAAGACGGCATCAAAACTCAGTCGTTACATATGGATACTGCCATGTGGGATACCGCTCAGGCGAAAGATAAAGTCGATGCCTGGCTGTCCGGCCCGAACGGTAACAAAATTGAAGTGGTTATCGCAAACAACGATGCGATGGCAATGGGGGCGGTTGAAGCGCTGAAGGCGCATAACAAAGCGTCTATCCCGGTATTCGGTGTGGATGCACTGCCAGAAGCGCTGGCGTTAGTGAAATCCGGTGCGATGGCAGGTACCGTGCTGAACGATGCAGATAATCAGGCAAAAGCCACTTTTGAAATGGCGAAAAACCTGGCAGAAGGCAAACCTGCAACTGAAGGCACCACTTACACACTGGATGGCAAAGTGGTTCGCGTTGCTTACGTACCGGTAGATAAAGATAACCTGTCTCAGTTTGTAAAATAA
- the mglA gene encoding galactose/methyl galactoside ABC transporter ATP-binding protein MglA → MASDKTTPQREFLLEMSDISKSFPGVKALDKVNLKVRPHSIHALMGENGAGKSTLLKCLFGIYSKDSGSILFQGEEVDFKSAKEALENGVSMVHQELNLVLQRTVMDNMWLGRYPRKGLFVDQDKMYRDTKAIFDELDIDIDPRDKVATLSVSQMQMIEIAKAFSYNAKIVIMDEPTSSLTEKEVNHLFTIIRKLKDRGCGIVYISHKMEEIFQLCDEITILRDGQWIVTQPLEGLDMDKIIAMMVGRSLNQRFPDKSNVPGEVILEVRNLTSLRQPSIRDVSFDLHKGEILGIAGLVGAKRTDIVETLFGIRDKSSGTIKLHGKAINNHSANEAINHGFALVTEERRSTGIYAYLDIGFNSLISNIRKYKNSLGLLDNSRMKSDTQWVIDSMRVKTPGHHTSIGSLSGGNQQKVIIGRWLLTQPEILMLDEPTRGIDVGAKFEIYQLIAELAKREKGIIIISSEMPELLGITDRILVMSNGLVAGIVETKTATQNEILRLASLHL, encoded by the coding sequence ATGGCCAGTGATAAAACGACACCGCAGCGTGAATTCCTGCTGGAAATGAGCGATATCAGTAAATCATTTCCTGGAGTGAAAGCCTTAGATAAAGTCAATTTAAAGGTTCGCCCGCACTCTATTCATGCCCTTATGGGAGAAAATGGCGCCGGTAAATCTACGTTATTAAAATGCCTGTTTGGTATTTACAGTAAAGATTCGGGGAGCATCCTGTTTCAGGGTGAGGAAGTTGATTTTAAAAGCGCAAAAGAAGCACTGGAAAATGGTGTTTCTATGGTGCATCAGGAATTAAACCTGGTTTTGCAACGTACCGTTATGGATAACATGTGGCTGGGACGTTATCCCAGAAAAGGGTTATTTGTCGATCAGGACAAAATGTATCGCGATACCAAAGCGATCTTTGATGAATTAGATATCGATATCGATCCGCGTGATAAAGTCGCCACGTTATCTGTTTCGCAGATGCAGATGATTGAAATTGCTAAGGCATTCTCGTATAACGCAAAAATCGTCATTATGGATGAGCCGACATCTTCGCTGACGGAAAAAGAGGTAAACCATCTGTTTACCATTATTCGTAAGTTGAAAGATCGTGGCTGCGGTATCGTGTATATCTCTCATAAAATGGAAGAAATTTTCCAGCTTTGTGATGAAATCACCATCCTGCGGGATGGCCAATGGATTGTCACTCAGCCGCTGGAAGGGCTGGATATGGACAAAATCATCGCGATGATGGTTGGACGTTCACTGAACCAGCGTTTTCCTGATAAAAGTAACGTTCCCGGTGAAGTAATCCTTGAAGTGCGTAACCTTACCTCGTTGCGCCAGCCTTCGATTCGTGATGTCTCTTTCGACCTACATAAAGGTGAGATTCTGGGAATTGCGGGTTTGGTTGGCGCGAAACGTACGGATATTGTTGAGACGCTCTTCGGTATTCGTGACAAATCGAGCGGCACTATTAAACTGCATGGCAAAGCGATTAATAATCACAGTGCCAATGAAGCGATTAATCATGGTTTCGCACTGGTAACGGAAGAACGCCGCTCGACCGGGATTTATGCTTATCTGGATATCGGTTTTAATTCGTTGATCTCCAATATCCGTAAATATAAAAACAGCCTGGGACTGCTGGATAACAGCCGGATGAAAAGTGATACCCAATGGGTGATTGACTCTATGCGGGTAAAAACGCCGGGACATCACACGTCTATTGGCTCCCTTTCCGGTGGGAACCAGCAGAAAGTAATTATTGGCCGCTGGCTATTAACTCAGCCGGAAATATTAATGCTGGATGAGCCCACGCGTGGCATTGATGTTGGTGCTAAGTTTGAAATTTATCAGCTTATTGCCGAACTGGCTAAAAGGGAGAAGGGTATCATTATTATTTCTTCTGAAATGCCGGAATTATTAGGGATTACCGACAGGATATTGGTAATGAGTAATGGCCTGGTTGCAGGCATTGTCGAAACGAAAACCGCTACGCAAAACGAAATATTGCGTTTGGCGTCGTTACACCTTTGA
- the mglC gene encoding galactose/methyl galactoside ABC transporter permease MglC, protein MKAVNKKNALTWLKEGGIYVVLLVLLAIIIFQDPTFLSLVNLSNILTQSSVRVIIALGVAGLIVTQGTDLSAGRQVGLAAVVAATMLQAMDNVNKVFPNIDTVPIPLVILTVCAIGALIGLVNGLVIAYLKVTPFITTLGTMIIVYGINSLYYDYVGASPIAGFDAGFSTFAQGFLRFGDFKLSYITFYAIIAILFVWVLWNKTRFGKNIFAIGGNPEAAKVSGVNVPLNLIMIYALSGVFYAFGGMLEAGRIGSATNNLGFMYELDAIAACVVGGVSFAGGVGTVAGVVTGVLIFTVINYGLTYIGVNPYWQYIIKGSIIIFAVALDSLKYSRKK, encoded by the coding sequence ATGAAAGCAGTTAATAAGAAAAATGCGCTAACCTGGCTAAAAGAAGGTGGTATTTACGTCGTTTTACTGGTGTTGCTGGCAATCATTATCTTCCAGGACCCGACGTTTCTCAGCCTGGTTAATCTGAGTAATATTCTGACGCAGTCATCGGTGCGCGTTATCATTGCTCTCGGCGTTGCCGGGCTAATTGTGACGCAGGGGACTGACCTCTCTGCCGGACGCCAGGTTGGGCTGGCCGCAGTTGTCGCAGCGACTATGTTGCAGGCAATGGACAACGTGAACAAGGTGTTCCCAAATATCGATACGGTGCCTATCCCACTGGTTATCCTGACCGTCTGTGCGATCGGTGCTCTGATTGGCCTCGTAAACGGGCTGGTGATCGCCTACCTGAAAGTGACGCCGTTTATCACTACATTAGGTACGATGATTATCGTATACGGTATAAACTCGCTTTATTATGACTATGTTGGTGCATCACCGATTGCGGGTTTTGACGCGGGCTTCTCCACCTTTGCTCAGGGTTTTTTACGTTTTGGCGATTTCAAACTCTCCTACATCACCTTCTATGCGATTATCGCTATCCTGTTTGTCTGGGTGCTGTGGAATAAAACTCGCTTCGGCAAAAATATTTTTGCGATTGGTGGCAATCCGGAAGCCGCAAAGGTCTCCGGGGTTAACGTTCCGCTAAATCTTATTATGATCTATGCGCTTTCTGGGGTGTTCTACGCTTTTGGCGGGATGCTGGAGGCGGGGCGTATCGGTAGTGCGACGAATAATCTCGGTTTTATGTATGAGCTGGATGCCATTGCTGCCTGTGTGGTTGGGGGTGTGTCTTTTGCTGGTGGAGTCGGGACCGTTGCTGGAGTGGTAACCGGTGTGCTGATTTTTACCGTCATCAACTATGGCCTGACTTATATCGGCGTGAACCCTTACTGGCAGTACATTATCAAAGGTAGCATTATCATCTTCGCCGTCGCGCTGGACTCGTTGAAATATTCACGTAAGAAGTAA
- a CDS encoding transposase domain-containing protein, with protein sequence MLSFADPLSPDLIQQAFSLTDTVTLRKREFPPEPMVPRVIGGRWEARSRRG encoded by the coding sequence ATTCTGAGCTTCGCTGACCCGCTTTCACCCGACCTTATCCAGCAGGCTTTTTCTCTCACTGATACTGTCACCCTTCGCAAACGTGAGTTTCCTCCTGAGCCCATGGTCCCGCGGGTAATCGGTGGGCGTTGGGAAGCACGCTCCCGGAGAGGGTGA
- the sanA gene encoding outer membrane permeability protein SanA — translation MLKRLIYSLIIIISLMVLTALGLDRWISWKTAPYVYDDLTSLPHRQVGVVLGTAKYYRTGVINQYYLYRMQGAINAYNSGKINYLLLSGDNAQQSYNEPMTMRRDLIAAGVEPADIVLDYAGFRTLDSIVRTRKVFDTNDFIIITQRFHCERALFIALHMGIQAQCYAVPSPKNMLNIRFREVGARLGALIDLYLMKREPRFLGPLVPIPAVHDIPENAQSYPAVTPEQLLELQQKPEKK, via the coding sequence ATGCTAAAACGCTTGATTTATAGTCTGATTATCATCATATCGTTGATGGTACTGACTGCGCTCGGCCTCGATCGCTGGATTAGCTGGAAAACAGCCCCCTACGTTTACGACGATTTAACTTCGTTACCGCATCGGCAGGTAGGCGTTGTGCTAGGCACCGCAAAGTATTATCGGACCGGCGTGATCAATCAGTATTATCTTTACCGTATGCAAGGGGCAATTAATGCTTACAACAGCGGTAAGATAAATTATCTGTTACTAAGCGGCGATAACGCCCAGCAGAGCTATAACGAGCCGATGACCATGCGCCGTGACCTGATTGCGGCTGGAGTGGAACCCGCAGATATCGTACTTGATTACGCCGGGTTCCGTACGCTGGATTCGATTGTACGTACGCGCAAAGTCTTTGATACCAATGACTTCATTATTATCACTCAACGCTTCCATTGCGAACGCGCGCTGTTTATTGCCTTGCATATGGGAATTCAGGCACAGTGTTACGCCGTTCCCTCACCCAAAAATATGCTCAATATCCGTTTCCGCGAAGTCGGTGCCCGCCTTGGCGCCCTTATCGATCTCTATTTAATGAAGCGCGAACCTCGTTTTCTTGGCCCGCTGGTGCCTATTCCTGCGGTACATGACATCCCGGAAAATGCCCAGAGCTATCCCGCCGTCACGCCAGAACAACTGCTGGAACTGCAGCAAAAACCAGAGAAGAAATAA